Proteins from a genomic interval of Halopseudomonas litoralis:
- the pqqA gene encoding pyrroloquinoline quinone precursor peptide PqqA has translation MWTKPSYTDLRIGFEVTMYFANR, from the coding sequence ATGTGGACCAAACCCAGCTATACCGATCTGCGCATTGGCTTCGAAGTCACCATGTACTTCGCCAACCGCTAA
- the pqqC gene encoding pyrroloquinoline-quinone synthase PqqC encodes MSRATFEKALRDKGRYYHIHHPFHIAMHEGRATPEQIRGWVANRFYYQLNIPLKDAAILANCDDAAARREWVQRIIDHDGESDGDGGIEAWLQLGEAVGLNREELLDQRHVLPGVRFAVDAYVNFARRANWKEAASSSLTELFAPQIHQSRLDSWPQHYPWIDPQGYRYFRTRLGEARRDVEHGLRITLDHYQTFEAQQRMLEILQFKLDILWSMLDAMSLAYELGRAPYHPVTDQPVWHRGLTV; translated from the coding sequence ATGAGCCGCGCCACGTTCGAGAAGGCCCTGCGTGACAAGGGCCGTTATTACCACATTCACCATCCGTTCCATATCGCCATGCATGAAGGCCGCGCCACTCCGGAGCAGATCCGCGGCTGGGTGGCCAACCGCTTCTATTACCAGCTGAATATCCCGCTCAAGGATGCCGCCATCCTGGCCAACTGCGACGATGCCGCAGCGCGCCGCGAATGGGTGCAGCGGATCATTGACCATGACGGTGAATCCGATGGCGACGGTGGAATTGAAGCCTGGCTGCAATTAGGCGAAGCCGTGGGCTTGAATCGGGAAGAGCTGCTGGATCAGCGCCATGTATTGCCCGGCGTGCGTTTTGCTGTGGACGCTTATGTCAACTTCGCCCGCCGCGCCAACTGGAAGGAAGCCGCCAGTTCCTCACTGACCGAGCTGTTCGCGCCGCAGATACACCAGTCGCGGCTGGATAGTTGGCCACAGCATTATCCCTGGATCGATCCACAGGGCTATCGCTACTTCCGCACCCGCCTGGGTGAAGCTCGCCGGGACGTCGAGCACGGGCTGCGTATCACCCTGGACCATTACCAGACCTTCGAGGCCCAGCAACGCATGCTGGAAATCCTGCAATTCAAGCTGGATATTCTCTGGAGCATGCTCGATGCCATGTCACTGGCCTACGAGCTGGGGCGCGCGCCTTATCATCCAGTTACCGACCAACCCGTATGGCATCGAGGGCTGACTGTATGA
- a CDS encoding dodecin — MSDHRTYKKLEIVGSSKNSIEDAINNAVAECSKSLKNVEWFEVMETRGHIVDGKVAHYQVTVKVGFRIEDS, encoded by the coding sequence ATGTCAGATCATCGCACTTACAAGAAGCTCGAGATTGTCGGCTCGTCGAAAAACAGCATTGAAGACGCCATCAATAATGCCGTCGCCGAATGCAGCAAAAGTTTGAAGAATGTCGAGTGGTTTGAAGTTATGGAAACCCGGGGGCATATCGTTGATGGCAAAGTTGCCCATTATCAGGTCACCGTGAAGGTCGGCTTCCGCATCGAAGACAGTTGA
- a CDS encoding alpha/beta hydrolase family protein encodes MNVLPESSARAERAGYWHSDFSAADAVAAGTDYADLSCDEQRVLWAEFFPEEGLNAIVEWTPGGTRRLTPPGYGVRSRVYEYGGGAFCITGDSLVFVNEADQQLYQQMFDSLDCKQLTFAAECRYGGLVFDPLRQRVIAIEEQHAADTVIHRLVAIGLQGTRQLLAEGSDFYNSPCLSPNGQRLAWIEWQRPELPWTSSALCWTELDHEGLPGQVERMGNKESVHQPLFNDRNQLLCLTDRSGYWQPWRQLTDQQWQLLPSQAADHSPAPGQLTPHHYLALADGWLALSWSDYGYGCLALRHADSAEERRLAEGYTRFRALAHNSTGLFCLASSPECSAAVLHISLATGAISVLAQAPGALQAEDISRPERLSYLTAQEETAHGFYYPPRNSQVKLPENERPPLVIFTHGGPTSACFPVLDNRIQFWTQRGFAVADLNYRGSVGFGRAYRQRMQGNWGVTDVEDVLAAIDHLAEHDLIDPDRVFIRGQSAGGFTTLNSLVRASSRFLAGASLYGVSDPLQLRAVTHKFEGDYIDWLIGDPISQPERYQQRSPLEQARAITTPVIFFQGMQDAVVLPAQTEQMVEALRERGVPVEYVSFDHERHGFRQAKNLQTVLERELSFYLKYL; translated from the coding sequence ATGAACGTACTTCCCGAATCATCTGCAAGAGCTGAGCGTGCAGGGTACTGGCACAGTGACTTTTCCGCCGCCGATGCCGTGGCCGCAGGCACTGATTATGCCGATCTGAGCTGTGATGAGCAGCGGGTGCTGTGGGCGGAGTTTTTTCCGGAGGAGGGACTGAATGCCATTGTCGAGTGGACTCCTGGGGGCACGCGGCGCCTGACGCCGCCAGGCTATGGCGTGCGCAGTCGGGTCTATGAATATGGCGGCGGCGCGTTTTGTATCACTGGCGACAGCCTGGTGTTTGTGAACGAGGCCGATCAACAGCTCTACCAGCAAATGTTCGATAGTCTGGACTGTAAGCAGCTGACCTTTGCTGCAGAATGCCGTTACGGCGGCCTGGTGTTCGACCCATTGCGCCAGCGAGTTATCGCTATTGAAGAACAACATGCTGCTGATACGGTCATTCATCGACTGGTCGCGATCGGTCTGCAGGGCACCCGACAGTTACTGGCCGAAGGTTCAGATTTCTATAATAGCCCCTGCCTCAGCCCGAATGGCCAGCGCCTGGCCTGGATCGAATGGCAACGCCCCGAGCTGCCCTGGACCAGCAGCGCACTGTGCTGGACCGAGCTGGACCATGAGGGGCTGCCGGGCCAGGTGGAACGCATGGGCAACAAAGAGTCCGTGCATCAGCCGCTATTCAATGACCGCAACCAGTTGCTGTGCCTGACGGATCGCAGCGGTTATTGGCAGCCCTGGCGACAGCTTACCGACCAGCAGTGGCAGCTGCTGCCATCGCAGGCTGCTGACCACTCGCCCGCGCCAGGGCAGCTCACCCCTCACCATTATCTGGCTTTAGCGGATGGCTGGTTGGCGCTGAGCTGGAGCGACTATGGCTACGGCTGCCTGGCTCTGCGCCATGCTGACAGCGCCGAGGAGCGGCGGCTGGCCGAGGGCTATACGCGTTTTCGTGCCTTGGCGCATAACAGCACTGGTCTGTTCTGTCTGGCCAGCTCCCCCGAATGCAGCGCAGCCGTGTTGCATATCTCCCTTGCCACCGGGGCAATCAGCGTGCTGGCTCAGGCACCCGGCGCGCTACAGGCGGAAGATATTTCCCGTCCCGAACGCCTGTCGTACCTGACTGCCCAGGAGGAGACGGCCCACGGCTTTTACTATCCGCCGCGCAACAGCCAGGTAAAGCTCCCGGAAAATGAGCGCCCGCCGCTGGTGATCTTCACCCATGGTGGGCCGACCTCGGCTTGTTTCCCGGTGCTGGATAATCGCATTCAGTTCTGGACCCAACGCGGCTTTGCCGTCGCCGATCTCAACTATCGCGGCAGCGTCGGCTTCGGCCGTGCCTATCGGCAGCGAATGCAGGGCAACTGGGGAGTGACCGATGTGGAAGACGTGCTGGCTGCCATTGATCATCTGGCTGAGCACGACCTCATTGACCCCGACCGGGTATTTATCCGGGGCCAGAGCGCGGGCGGTTTCACCACCTTGAACAGCCTGGTGCGAGCCAGCAGTCGATTCCTCGCTGGTGCCAGTCTGTATGGAGTGAGTGATCCCCTGCAGCTGCGTGCGGTTACCCACAAGTTTGAAGGCGACTATATCGACTGGCTGATTGGCGACCCGATCAGCCAACCCGAACGGTATCAGCAACGCTCGCCGCTGGAGCAGGCCAGGGCCATCACCACGCCGGTGATTTTCTTCCAGGGTATGCAGGATGCGGTGGTGTTGCCAGCGCAAACCGAGCAGATGGTTGAGGCATTGCGCGAGCGGGGCGTGCCGGTGGAATACGTGTCATTTGATCACGAGCGCCATGGTTTCCGCCAAGCCAAAAACCTGCAGACAGTATTAGAAAGAGAGTTAAGTTTCTATCTCAAGTACCTGTAA
- a CDS encoding D-hexose-6-phosphate mutarotase, which yields MLQTEALPPEVRLVSNQHGRRFLQIEHPAVQACIALQGAHIIECIPAGQPPLLWMSPMDPCKPGTALRGGVPVCWPWFADERDGPAHGIARTSDWQLLEARADSTSVHLVLRLPQEDIARQLPDEGWTVKIEFTLGVALEIALTTTHTGTGPQRLSQALHSYLPVADIAKAEVTGLQGCCYIDKLNGATLTQQTAVRFDAEVDRIYFNHNADLQLRSRTDVLDIHREGSESVVVWNPWLEKSRHLSQFPDDGYRTMVCIEAANAGPDGRTLEPGSTHTLKTVISRTSSKQSR from the coding sequence GTGCTGCAAACCGAAGCGTTACCGCCAGAGGTGCGTCTTGTCAGCAATCAACATGGACGTCGCTTTCTGCAAATAGAACATCCGGCGGTGCAGGCATGCATCGCCTTGCAGGGCGCGCACATCATCGAATGCATTCCCGCTGGGCAGCCGCCGCTGCTGTGGATGAGCCCGATGGACCCGTGCAAGCCGGGCACTGCCCTGCGCGGCGGTGTTCCGGTCTGCTGGCCTTGGTTTGCTGATGAGCGCGACGGCCCCGCGCATGGCATTGCCCGTACCAGCGACTGGCAGTTGCTTGAGGCAAGGGCGGATAGCACCTCGGTACATCTCGTATTGAGGTTGCCGCAGGAGGACATTGCTCGGCAACTGCCGGATGAAGGTTGGACGGTCAAGATCGAATTCACCTTGGGAGTCGCGCTGGAAATAGCGCTCACCACTACTCACACCGGCACCGGACCTCAACGACTGAGCCAGGCGCTGCACAGTTACCTTCCGGTTGCAGACATAGCGAAGGCGGAGGTAACCGGCCTGCAGGGCTGCTGTTATATCGACAAGCTGAATGGCGCAACGCTCACCCAGCAGACAGCTGTGAGATTCGACGCAGAAGTCGACCGGATCTATTTCAACCATAACGCTGATCTGCAGTTACGTTCCCGGACTGACGTGTTGGACATCCACCGGGAAGGGAGCGAATCGGTGGTGGTCTGGAACCCGTGGCTGGAAAAGAGCCGGCATTTAAGTCAGTTTCCGGACGATGGGTATCGCACTATGGTCTGCATTGAGGCAGCGAATGCAGGGCCGGACGGCCGCACGCTCGAGCCGGGCAGCACTCACACGCTGAAAACCGTCATCAGCCGTACGTCGTCGAAACAGAGCCGATGA
- the pqqD gene encoding pyrroloquinoline quinone biosynthesis peptide chaperone PqqD gives MTLPPLTAVPAFRPGYRMQWEPVQDCHVLLYPEGMVKLNDSAAEVLKRVDGQRPVSEIITELQACFPSAPALDEDVLAFIGEAHEQHWIRFR, from the coding sequence ATGACATTACCGCCACTGACCGCTGTGCCAGCCTTCAGACCAGGCTATCGGATGCAATGGGAGCCAGTACAGGACTGCCATGTGCTGCTCTATCCGGAAGGCATGGTCAAACTCAATGACAGCGCCGCTGAAGTGTTGAAACGAGTTGATGGTCAGCGTCCGGTCAGCGAGATCATTACCGAACTGCAAGCCTGTTTCCCGTCTGCACCCGCACTGGATGAAGACGTGCTGGCATTTATCGGGGAGGCCCATGAGCAACACTGGATCCGTTTCCGCTGA
- the pqqB gene encoding pyrroloquinoline quinone biosynthesis protein PqqB: MLIHILGSAAGGGFPQWNCNCRNCDGLRKGQINARPRTQSSIAISDGGGNWVLCNASPDIRTQLEQTPVLQPGRYMRDTAIGGIILMDSQIDHTTGLLTLREGCPHQVWCTEMVHEDLTTGFPLFNILDHWNGGLQWNRIELDAGFTVPACPALHFTPIPLRSAAPPYSPHRNNPHPGDNIGLLVRDTNTGSVLFYAPGLGQLSSPVRDAMATADCLLVDGTLWREDEMSHAGVGTKLGSEMGHLPQSGEGGMIEVLNAYPESRRVLIHINNTNPILDEDSPERAELTRHGIEVAHDGLVINL, translated from the coding sequence ATGCTGATCCATATTCTAGGCTCTGCTGCGGGTGGTGGTTTTCCGCAGTGGAACTGCAATTGCCGCAATTGTGACGGCTTGCGCAAAGGGCAGATCAACGCCCGACCCCGCACCCAGTCCTCGATAGCAATATCGGACGGCGGCGGCAATTGGGTGTTGTGTAATGCTTCCCCGGATATTCGTACCCAGCTGGAGCAGACGCCTGTGTTGCAACCGGGCCGTTATATGCGAGACACCGCCATCGGCGGTATCATTCTGATGGATAGCCAGATTGATCACACCACGGGGCTGCTGACCCTTCGTGAAGGCTGTCCCCACCAGGTCTGGTGCACGGAGATGGTGCATGAGGATCTGACCACCGGCTTTCCGTTGTTCAACATTCTCGATCACTGGAATGGCGGGCTGCAGTGGAATCGCATAGAGCTGGACGCGGGTTTCACCGTTCCCGCCTGCCCGGCCCTGCATTTCACTCCGATCCCGCTGCGTAGCGCCGCGCCGCCGTATTCGCCGCACCGTAACAATCCGCATCCCGGTGACAACATCGGTTTGCTGGTGCGTGATACCAATACCGGTAGCGTCCTGTTTTATGCGCCGGGGCTGGGGCAGCTGAGCAGCCCGGTCCGCGACGCCATGGCCACTGCCGATTGCCTGCTGGTGGACGGAACCCTATGGCGCGAGGATGAAATGTCCCACGCCGGTGTCGGGACCAAGCTCGGCAGTGAGATGGGGCATCTGCCGCAGAGCGGGGAGGGCGGCATGATCGAGGTGCTGAATGCCTACCCGGAAAGCCGCCGCGTGCTGATCCATATCAACAACACCAACCCGATTCTGGACGAAGACTCGCCTGAACGCGCCGAGTTGACGCGCCACGGCATCGAAGTCGCCCATGACGGGCTGGTGATCAATCTGTAA
- the pqqE gene encoding pyrroloquinoline quinone biosynthesis protein PqqE: MSNTGSVSAELPTRPEQGPPLWLLAELTYRCPLQCPYCSNPLEFAEHKQELTTAQWIDVFSQARALGAAQLGFSGGEPLVRDDLAELIKAARDMGYYTNLITSGMGLNQARIDEFLDAGLDHIQISFQASDSEVNNMLAGSRKAFDQKLAMARAVKAAGYPMVLNFVTHRHNIDQIEKIIELCLALEADFVELATCQYYGWAHLNRAGLLPTKAQLDHAEAVTNRYRAKLAADNHPCKLILVTPDYYEDRPKGCMNGWGNIFLTITPDGTALPCHSARQLPVSFPKVPEHSLSHIWYDSFGFNRYRGDDWMQEPCRSCPEKHIDFGGCRCQAYMLTGDATQADPVCSKSPHHHQILAARAEADLPQPPIEELTFRNERTSRIICKS; this comes from the coding sequence ATGAGCAACACTGGATCCGTTTCCGCTGAGCTGCCCACCCGGCCTGAACAGGGACCACCCTTGTGGCTGTTGGCCGAACTGACCTATCGCTGCCCGCTGCAGTGCCCCTATTGCTCCAACCCGCTGGAGTTTGCCGAACACAAGCAGGAACTCACCACCGCGCAATGGATTGACGTGTTCAGCCAGGCGCGGGCGCTTGGCGCCGCCCAGCTGGGATTCTCCGGCGGCGAGCCGCTGGTGCGCGATGATCTGGCCGAGCTGATCAAGGCCGCGCGGGATATGGGCTACTACACCAACCTGATCACCTCCGGCATGGGGTTGAACCAGGCGCGCATCGACGAGTTTCTGGACGCCGGGCTGGATCATATCCAGATCAGCTTCCAGGCCTCGGATAGCGAGGTCAACAACATGTTGGCCGGCTCGCGCAAGGCCTTCGACCAGAAACTGGCGATGGCCCGCGCGGTCAAGGCCGCTGGCTACCCAATGGTGCTGAACTTCGTTACCCACCGGCACAATATCGACCAGATCGAGAAGATCATCGAGCTGTGTCTGGCGCTGGAGGCCGATTTCGTCGAGCTGGCGACCTGCCAATACTACGGCTGGGCGCACCTGAATCGCGCTGGGCTGTTGCCCACCAAGGCGCAACTGGATCATGCCGAAGCCGTGACCAATCGCTATCGGGCCAAGCTGGCGGCAGATAATCACCCTTGCAAACTGATTCTGGTCACACCTGATTACTACGAAGACCGACCCAAGGGTTGCATGAACGGCTGGGGCAATATTTTCCTGACCATCACCCCCGATGGCACTGCCTTGCCTTGTCACAGCGCCCGACAGTTGCCGGTGAGCTTTCCCAAGGTCCCCGAGCATAGCCTGTCGCATATCTGGTATGACTCCTTCGGCTTCAATCGTTATCGGGGCGATGACTGGATGCAGGAGCCCTGTCGCTCCTGTCCGGAAAAACATATCGATTTTGGTGGCTGTCGTTGCCAGGCCTATATGCTCACCGGTGATGCAACCCAGGCTGATCCGGTCTGCAGCAAGTCGCCTCACCATCATCAGATTCTGGCCGCGCGGGCAGAGGCCGATCTGCCCCAGCCACCGATTGAGGAGCTGACTTTCCGCAATGAACGTACTTCCCGAATCATCTGCAAGAGCTGA
- a CDS encoding NAD-dependent succinate-semialdehyde dehydrogenase, with product MTLSRLKSPRLFRQQCYVNGQWQNASSGETLAVDNPANGDVLGHVPVLSAAEVGAAVDAASSALRQWRKRTAQERADCLLAWHDLMLEHKEDLATLMTLEQGKPLVESQGEIDYAASFIRWFAEEARRMYGETIPGARIGQHIVVTRQPVGVCAAITPWNFPAAMITRKAGAALAAGCTIIVKPASATPFSALALAVLAEEAGIPHGVFNVVTGKAGEISEVLTRSPVVRKLSFTGSTDVGRRLMAQCSEHIQKVSLELGGNAPFIVFDDADISRAVEGAMVCKFRNTGQTCVCANRFLVQSGVHDKFVAALAEAMGKLRIGDGFEPGVTQSALINGDAVEKVIEHFDDAMAKGAKRVCGPAPDADRGNYVQPVLLTDINTNMTLCHEETFGPLAAVLRFDTEEEAIELANATPFGLAAYFYSRDIHRVWRVADALEAGIIGINEGLISNPMAPFGGVKESGLGREGSRHGLDEYTELKYLCMGAE from the coding sequence ATGACCCTTTCCCGCCTGAAATCTCCCCGGTTGTTCCGACAGCAATGTTATGTCAACGGACAATGGCAGAACGCTAGCAGCGGCGAGACTTTGGCAGTGGACAATCCGGCCAACGGTGATGTGCTTGGTCATGTGCCGGTTCTCTCGGCGGCGGAGGTGGGTGCGGCAGTGGATGCGGCCTCCAGTGCACTGCGCCAATGGCGTAAACGGACCGCGCAGGAGCGGGCAGACTGTCTGCTGGCATGGCATGATCTGATGCTCGAACACAAGGAAGATCTGGCCACATTGATGACCTTGGAGCAGGGCAAGCCGCTGGTTGAATCCCAAGGCGAGATTGACTATGCCGCCTCCTTCATTCGCTGGTTCGCCGAAGAGGCCCGGCGCATGTACGGTGAGACCATTCCAGGCGCCCGTATTGGTCAGCATATCGTGGTGACCCGCCAGCCGGTGGGCGTCTGCGCAGCGATCACGCCCTGGAACTTCCCCGCCGCCATGATTACCCGCAAGGCAGGCGCGGCGCTGGCCGCCGGCTGTACCATCATCGTCAAACCGGCCAGCGCCACGCCGTTTTCTGCCCTGGCTCTGGCAGTACTGGCGGAGGAGGCGGGAATTCCCCATGGCGTATTCAACGTGGTGACCGGCAAGGCCGGAGAAATCAGCGAAGTGCTGACCCGCAGCCCCGTGGTACGCAAGCTGAGCTTCACCGGCTCGACCGATGTGGGCCGCCGTCTCATGGCCCAATGCTCAGAGCACATACAGAAGGTTTCTCTGGAACTGGGCGGCAACGCCCCATTCATCGTGTTTGATGATGCGGACATCAGCCGCGCAGTAGAAGGCGCCATGGTTTGTAAATTCCGCAATACCGGGCAGACCTGCGTCTGTGCCAACCGCTTTCTGGTGCAATCGGGTGTGCATGATAAGTTTGTCGCCGCATTGGCTGAAGCCATGGGCAAGCTGCGGATAGGTGACGGCTTCGAGCCGGGCGTGACGCAGTCGGCGCTGATCAACGGCGATGCGGTGGAGAAGGTGATAGAGCACTTCGACGACGCCATGGCCAAGGGTGCCAAACGGGTCTGCGGCCCGGCCCCGGACGCTGACCGAGGCAATTATGTGCAGCCGGTGTTGCTGACCGACATCAACACCAACATGACACTATGCCATGAGGAAACTTTCGGTCCGCTGGCTGCGGTGCTGCGCTTCGACACCGAGGAAGAGGCTATCGAACTGGCCAATGCGACCCCCTTTGGCCTGGCGGCGTATTTCTATAGCCGTGATATTCACCGAGTATGGCGGGTGGCGGACGCGCTCGAGGCGGGCATCATTGGTATCAACGAAGGGCTGATTTCCAACCCCATGGCGCCCTTCGGTGGTGTCAAGGAATCCGGTCTGGGGCGAGAAGGGTCGCGCCATGGCCTGGATGAATATACCGAGCTGAAATATCTCTGCATGGGAGCCGAGTGA